From the Neoarius graeffei isolate fNeoGra1 chromosome 1, fNeoGra1.pri, whole genome shotgun sequence genome, one window contains:
- the penkb gene encoding proenkephalin b isoform X1 — MKCSGLMRFRWTVLFLSAYLRVVSADCGSDCAYCSVHMRLQQTHGNSIECVLQCEGHLSTGGSWGICQDFLQTTENTPEAGQAFTETYSLPQQHHEEKKYGGFMKRYGGFMKRYGGFMKRYGGFMKKAAEVYGPQPDDIDKGREILSKSDMEMLANLVENDAEREGPAMNDILNAKGEADELEGVAKRYGGFMRRGYDSGGGAKPLQKRYGGFMRRVGRPDWWEEPKLYRGVVKRLPQEEEEQEKSPAMGKKYEGFVEY; from the exons ATGAAG tgctcgGGTCTGATGCGCTTCCGCTGGACAGTGCTCTTCCTCAGCGCGTATTTGCGCGTGGTGAGCGCGGACTGTGGCTCGGATTGCGCCTACTGCTCTGTGCACATgcgcctgcaacaaacacacggcAACTCTATA gaatgtgtgttgcagtgtgaaGGTCATCTTTCCACTGGCGGCTCTTGGGGTATATGTCAAGATTTCCTACAGACAACTGAAAACACACCTGAAGCAGGGCAAGCGTTCACAGAAACCTATAGTCTACCCCAACAGCACCATGAGGAGAAAAAATACGGTGGCTTCATGAAGCGATATGGTGGTTTCATGAAGCGTTATGGAGGCTTCATGAAACGATATGGAGGCTTCATGAAAAAAGCAGCCGAGGTTTATGGGCCACAGCCAGATGACATAGACAAAGGCAGAGAAATCCTGTCTAAGAGCGACATGGAGATGCTGGCCAATCTGGTCGAAAACGATGCTGAGAGGGAAGGGCCTGCAATGAATGATATCCTTAATGCGAAGGGAGAGGCTGATGAGTTAGAGGGTGTGGCAAAGCGCTATGGTGGTTTCATGAGAAGGGGTTATGACTCAGGGGGTGGAGCAAAGCCATTACAGAAACGCTATGGTGGGTTCATGCGGCGGGTGGGCAGGCCAGATTGGTGGGAGGAGCCTAAACTTTACAGAGGTGTTGTTAAGCGTTTGCCACAGGAGGAGGAAGAGCAAGAGAAGTCACCAGCTATGGGCAAGAAATATGAGGGTTTCGTGGAATACTGA
- the penkb gene encoding proenkephalin b isoform X2, whose amino-acid sequence MRFRWTVLFLSAYLRVVSADCGSDCAYCSVHMRLQQTHGNSIECVLQCEGHLSTGGSWGICQDFLQTTENTPEAGQAFTETYSLPQQHHEEKKYGGFMKRYGGFMKRYGGFMKRYGGFMKKAAEVYGPQPDDIDKGREILSKSDMEMLANLVENDAEREGPAMNDILNAKGEADELEGVAKRYGGFMRRGYDSGGGAKPLQKRYGGFMRRVGRPDWWEEPKLYRGVVKRLPQEEEEQEKSPAMGKKYEGFVEY is encoded by the exons ATGCGCTTCCGCTGGACAGTGCTCTTCCTCAGCGCGTATTTGCGCGTGGTGAGCGCGGACTGTGGCTCGGATTGCGCCTACTGCTCTGTGCACATgcgcctgcaacaaacacacggcAACTCTATA gaatgtgtgttgcagtgtgaaGGTCATCTTTCCACTGGCGGCTCTTGGGGTATATGTCAAGATTTCCTACAGACAACTGAAAACACACCTGAAGCAGGGCAAGCGTTCACAGAAACCTATAGTCTACCCCAACAGCACCATGAGGAGAAAAAATACGGTGGCTTCATGAAGCGATATGGTGGTTTCATGAAGCGTTATGGAGGCTTCATGAAACGATATGGAGGCTTCATGAAAAAAGCAGCCGAGGTTTATGGGCCACAGCCAGATGACATAGACAAAGGCAGAGAAATCCTGTCTAAGAGCGACATGGAGATGCTGGCCAATCTGGTCGAAAACGATGCTGAGAGGGAAGGGCCTGCAATGAATGATATCCTTAATGCGAAGGGAGAGGCTGATGAGTTAGAGGGTGTGGCAAAGCGCTATGGTGGTTTCATGAGAAGGGGTTATGACTCAGGGGGTGGAGCAAAGCCATTACAGAAACGCTATGGTGGGTTCATGCGGCGGGTGGGCAGGCCAGATTGGTGGGAGGAGCCTAAACTTTACAGAGGTGTTGTTAAGCGTTTGCCACAGGAGGAGGAAGAGCAAGAGAAGTCACCAGCTATGGGCAAGAAATATGAGGGTTTCGTGGAATACTGA